The following are encoded together in the Lathyrus oleraceus cultivar Zhongwan6 chromosome 3, CAAS_Psat_ZW6_1.0, whole genome shotgun sequence genome:
- the LOC127129059 gene encoding protein yippee-like At3g08990: protein MGRLFLIDLEENFYSCKNCETPIALVNHLLSMNYECPFGRAYLFDKVVNVLDGERDEPIPESNSTMVHLFCVQCQYTVGFKFVRRAVLESQRSKIILIRCFLTPSFGGTTKESLSLQG from the exons ATGGGAAGACTTTTCTTGATCGATCTTGAAGAAAACTTCTACAGCTGCAAGAATTGCGAGACACCTATAGCCCTTGTTAATCATCTCCTTTCAATG AATTACGAATGCCCTTTTGGAAGGGCTTATCTTTTTGATAAAGT TGTCAATGTCTTGGACGGAGAGAGAGACGAGCCAATCCCAGAATCGAATTCTACTATGGTCCACCTATTCTGCGTTCAATGCCAGTACACTGTTGGATTCAAATTTGTAAGGCGGGCCGTTCTTGAGAGTCAGAGGTCCAAGATTATTCTCATAAG gTGTTTCCTTACGCCGAGTTTCGGAGGTACAACAAAGGAAAGTTTATCCTTGCAAg GTTGA